In a genomic window of Caloenas nicobarica isolate bCalNic1 chromosome 1, bCalNic1.hap1, whole genome shotgun sequence:
- the EFCAB10 gene encoding EF-hand calcium-binding domain-containing protein 10 isoform X2 has product MAAGEREGRDYLQRHGIPPLLHRLGELLLYHRPERPREFLIQVLERVKAGKRAEGEYPSLMDEDNLAAMFSLLDVVGQGHITAAQYREALKTLGLSTEDLQFGDDVNITLDVFKKEVKKKMLASWAVY; this is encoded by the exons ATGGCGGCGGGCGAGCGGGAGGGACGCGACTACCTGCAGCGGCACGGCATCCCCCCGCTGCTCCACCGCCTCGGCGAGCTGCTGCTGTACCACCGCCCCG AAAGGCCACGCGAGTTCCTGATCCAGGTGCTGGAAAGGGTGAAGGCCGGAAAACGAGCCGAGGGGGAGTACCCGTCCCTCATGGACGAGGACAACCTGGCCGCCATGTTCAGCTTGCTGGATGTCGTCGGCCAAGGGCACATAACGGCGGCGCAGTACAGAGAAG CTCTTAAAACTTTGGGACTAAGTACTGAAGATCTGCAGTTTGGAGATGATGTGAATATTACACTGGATGTATTCAAGAAAGAAGT gaagaaaaagatgctGGCGAGCTGGGCTGTATATTAG
- the RINT1 gene encoding RAD50-interacting protein 1 isoform X1, which translates to MATDAVGKKEVMRDLDHCDIPYYVSEFVEREVGTDYDSLRKLDDLIDKLSENKKQLEEQVLTVSSEVPKRIRNALNNAEDSKKSLNRLLEEEALLSASIDSHLLKAQPWMEDLDVLISQIEEIERHLCYLKWISRIEELSDSIQQYLMTNNVPEAASTLECMAELDIKLKESSCSHLLAFVRSTVKFWHKILKDKLSSDFEEVLTQLRWPFVGPPQSQAFGLSAPGNATDVYNNLEMLFCQLLKLQTSDELLTKPKQLPEKYSLPSSPPIILPIQIMLNPLQKRFKYHFTGNKQTNVLNKPEWYLTQVLMWIGNHAKFLDDKIQPILDKAGSSVNAGLEFSRGLVMLILEKLAADIPCLLYDDTLFCHLVDEVLLFERELYSVHGYLSSFPSCMHILSEESCFQRWLTVERKFALQKMDSMLSSEAAWVSQYKDISDVDDMKVPDCAETFMTLLLVITERYKNLPTASRKLQFLGLQKELVDDFRIRLTQVMKEETRIPLGFRYCAILNAVNYIATVLADWADNVFFLQLQQAELEVHAESNAVSQLQLGQLASMESSVFDDMINLLERLKHDMLTRQVDHVFREVKDAAKLYKKERWLSLPSQAEQAVMSLSSTACPMLLTLRDRLLQLEQQLCLSLFKIFWQILAEKVDIYIYQEIIMANHFNEGGAAQLQFDMSRNLFPLFSHYCKRPENYFKHIKEACIILNLNIGSALLLKDVLQLASENETLNPNQPSATAALNELGVYKLSQKDVEILLNLRAGWPNTGK; encoded by the exons atggCAACCGATGCTGTTGGAAAGAAAGAAGTCATGAGAGATCTAGATCATTGTGATATCCCATACTATGTTTCTGAATTTGTGGAAAGAGAGGTTGGAACTGACTATGATTCTTTGAGGAAGCTTGATGACCTTATTGATAAgctatctgaaaataaaaagcagttaGAAGAACAG GTACTTACAGTTTCATCAGAAGTCCCTAAAAGAATTCGAAATGCCTTAAACAATGCAGAAGATTCTAAAAAGTCTCTGAATCGGCTTCTAGAGGAAGAAGCTCTTCTGTCTGCTTCAATTGATAGCCACTTACTGAAAGCTCAGCCATGGATGGAGGATCTTGATGTACTGATTAGTCAAATAGAAGAGATTGAACGACACCTGTGCTATCTTAAATGGATTTCACGAATAGAAGAGTTAAG TGATAGCATTCAGCAATATCTGATGACCAACAATGTTCCAGAGGCAGCCAGTACTCTGGAATGCATGGCAGAACTGGATATTAAACTTAAGGAGTCATCTTGTTCTCATCTTCTTGCTTTTGTGAGATCCACTGTTAAATTCTGGCATAAAATTCTTAAGGACAAATTGTCGAG TGACTTTGAAGAGGTACTAACCCAGCTCCGCTGGCCGTTTGTGGGGCCGCCCCAGTCTCAGGCGTTTGGCCTTTCTGCACCAGGCAATGCTACCGATGTATACAATAATTTGGAGATGCTGTTTTGTCAGCTTCTGAAATTGCAAACCTC AGATGAGCTTTTGACCAAACCTAAACAATTGCCAGAAAAGTACTCGTTACCCTCATCGCCACCCATTATCCTTCCGATACAGATCATGCTGAATCCTCTTCAGAAAAGATTCAAGTATCATTTCACtggaaataaacaaaccaaTGTTTTAAACAAG cctGAGTGGTATTTAACACAAGTACTTATGTGGATTGGAAATCATGCGAAGTTCCTTGATGACAAAATCCAGCCAATACTGGACAAAGCAGGATCTTCAGTGAATGCTGGG cttgAATTCTCTCGTGGTCTAGTAATGCTGATTTTGGAGAAGCTGGCTGCTGATATTCCATGCCTGTTGTATGATGATACACTCTTTTGTCACCTTGTGGATGAGGTGCTTCTATTTGAGAGAGAATTGTACAGTGTTCACGGATATCTCAGCAGCTTTCCCAGTTGCATGCATATTCTGTCAGAAGAATCCTGTTTCCAAAGGTGGCTAACggtggaaagaaaat TTGCTCTTCAGAAAATGGACTCCATGCTTTCATCTGAGGCTGCGTGGGTATCACAATACAAAGATATCAGTGATGTAGATGACATGAAAGTCCCAGACTGCGCTGAAACTTTTATGACTCTGTTGTTAGTTATAACAG AAAGGTATAAGAATCTTCCAACAGCTTCCAGAAAACTACAATTCCTGGGCCTACAGAAGGAGTTAGTTGATGATTTCAGGATACGATTAACTCAAGTAATGAAGGAAGAGACTAGAATTCCCTTAGGCTTCCGATACTGTGCAATTCTTAATGCTGTTAACTATATAGCAACAGTGTTAGCAGACTGGGCTGACAATGTA TTCTTCCTGCAGCTACAGCAGGCGGAACTGGAGGTTCATGCAGAAAGCAATGCTGTCAGTCAGCTacagctggggcagctggcTTCGATGGAGAGTTCTGTCTTTGATGACATGATTAACCTCCTGGAACGCCTGAAACACGACATGCTGACTCGTCAGGTAGATCATGTCTTCAGAGAGGTCAAAGATGCTGCAAAGCTGTACAAAAAAGAGAG GTGGTTATCTTTACCATCTCAAGCAGAGCAAGCAGTAATGTCTCTATCAAGCACAGCTTGCCCAATGTTGTTGACACTACGAGACCGCTTGCTACAACTagaacagcagctctgtctCTCACTGTTCAAAATTTTCTGGCAAATACTCGCAGAGAAAGtggatatatacatatatcagGAA ATAATTATGGCAAATCATTTCAATGAAGGAGGAGCAGCACAACTCCAGTTTGACATGAGTAGAAATCTGTTCCCTTTATTTTCACATTACTGCAAGAGGCCAGAAAACTACTTCAAGCA CATAAAAGAAGCCTGTATTATCCTGAACCTGAATATTGGCTCGGCCTTGCTTCTGAAGGATGTACTACAGTtagcttcagaaaatgaaacattaaacCCAAACCAGCCAtctgccacagcagcactgaatgAACTTGGAGTTTATAAATTATCTCAAAAGGATGTTGAGATTCTTCTCAATTTGAGAGCTGGTTGGccaaatacaggaaaataa
- the EFCAB10 gene encoding EF-hand calcium-binding domain-containing protein 10 isoform X1 — MAAGEREGRDYLQRHGIPPLLHRLGELLLYHRPERPREFLIQVLERVKAGKRAEGEYPSLMDEDNLAAMFSLLDVVGQGHITAAQYREALKTLGLSTEDLQFGDDVNITLDVFKKEVKDQLQQVMTNVHNSW; from the exons ATGGCGGCGGGCGAGCGGGAGGGACGCGACTACCTGCAGCGGCACGGCATCCCCCCGCTGCTCCACCGCCTCGGCGAGCTGCTGCTGTACCACCGCCCCG AAAGGCCACGCGAGTTCCTGATCCAGGTGCTGGAAAGGGTGAAGGCCGGAAAACGAGCCGAGGGGGAGTACCCGTCCCTCATGGACGAGGACAACCTGGCCGCCATGTTCAGCTTGCTGGATGTCGTCGGCCAAGGGCACATAACGGCGGCGCAGTACAGAGAAG CTCTTAAAACTTTGGGACTAAGTACTGAAGATCTGCAGTTTGGAGATGATGTGAATATTACACTGGATGTATTCAAGAAAGAAGT gaaagaccAACTTCAGCAAGTTATGACAAATGTCCACAATTCATGGTAG
- the RINT1 gene encoding RAD50-interacting protein 1 isoform X2, with translation MATDAVGKKEVMRDLDHCDIPYYVSEFVEREVGTDYDSLRKLDDLIDKLSENKKQLEEQVLTVSSEVPKRIRNALNNAEDSKKSLNRLLEEEALLSASIDSHLLKAQPWMEDLDVLISQIEEIERHLCYLKWISRIEELSDSIQQYLMTNNVPEAASTLECMAELDIKLKESSCSHLLAFVRSTVKFWHKILKDKLSSDFEEVLTQLRWPFVGPPQSQAFGLSAPGNATDVYNNLEMLFCQLLKLQTSDELLTKPKQLPEKYSLPSSPPIILPIQIMLNPLQKRFKYHFTGNKQTNVLNKPEWYLTQVLMWIGNHAKFLDDKIQPILDKAGSSVNAGLEFSRGLVMLILEKLAADIPCLLYDDTLFCHLVDEVLLFERELYSVHGYLSSFPSCMHILSEESCFQRWLTVERKFALQKMDSMLSSEAAWVSQYKDISDVDDMKVPDCAETFMTLLLVITERYKNLPTASRKLQFLGLQKELVDDFRIRLTQFFLQLQQAELEVHAESNAVSQLQLGQLASMESSVFDDMINLLERLKHDMLTRQVDHVFREVKDAAKLYKKERWLSLPSQAEQAVMSLSSTACPMLLTLRDRLLQLEQQLCLSLFKIFWQILAEKVDIYIYQEIIMANHFNEGGAAQLQFDMSRNLFPLFSHYCKRPENYFKHIKEACIILNLNIGSALLLKDVLQLASENETLNPNQPSATAALNELGVYKLSQKDVEILLNLRAGWPNTGK, from the exons atggCAACCGATGCTGTTGGAAAGAAAGAAGTCATGAGAGATCTAGATCATTGTGATATCCCATACTATGTTTCTGAATTTGTGGAAAGAGAGGTTGGAACTGACTATGATTCTTTGAGGAAGCTTGATGACCTTATTGATAAgctatctgaaaataaaaagcagttaGAAGAACAG GTACTTACAGTTTCATCAGAAGTCCCTAAAAGAATTCGAAATGCCTTAAACAATGCAGAAGATTCTAAAAAGTCTCTGAATCGGCTTCTAGAGGAAGAAGCTCTTCTGTCTGCTTCAATTGATAGCCACTTACTGAAAGCTCAGCCATGGATGGAGGATCTTGATGTACTGATTAGTCAAATAGAAGAGATTGAACGACACCTGTGCTATCTTAAATGGATTTCACGAATAGAAGAGTTAAG TGATAGCATTCAGCAATATCTGATGACCAACAATGTTCCAGAGGCAGCCAGTACTCTGGAATGCATGGCAGAACTGGATATTAAACTTAAGGAGTCATCTTGTTCTCATCTTCTTGCTTTTGTGAGATCCACTGTTAAATTCTGGCATAAAATTCTTAAGGACAAATTGTCGAG TGACTTTGAAGAGGTACTAACCCAGCTCCGCTGGCCGTTTGTGGGGCCGCCCCAGTCTCAGGCGTTTGGCCTTTCTGCACCAGGCAATGCTACCGATGTATACAATAATTTGGAGATGCTGTTTTGTCAGCTTCTGAAATTGCAAACCTC AGATGAGCTTTTGACCAAACCTAAACAATTGCCAGAAAAGTACTCGTTACCCTCATCGCCACCCATTATCCTTCCGATACAGATCATGCTGAATCCTCTTCAGAAAAGATTCAAGTATCATTTCACtggaaataaacaaaccaaTGTTTTAAACAAG cctGAGTGGTATTTAACACAAGTACTTATGTGGATTGGAAATCATGCGAAGTTCCTTGATGACAAAATCCAGCCAATACTGGACAAAGCAGGATCTTCAGTGAATGCTGGG cttgAATTCTCTCGTGGTCTAGTAATGCTGATTTTGGAGAAGCTGGCTGCTGATATTCCATGCCTGTTGTATGATGATACACTCTTTTGTCACCTTGTGGATGAGGTGCTTCTATTTGAGAGAGAATTGTACAGTGTTCACGGATATCTCAGCAGCTTTCCCAGTTGCATGCATATTCTGTCAGAAGAATCCTGTTTCCAAAGGTGGCTAACggtggaaagaaaat TTGCTCTTCAGAAAATGGACTCCATGCTTTCATCTGAGGCTGCGTGGGTATCACAATACAAAGATATCAGTGATGTAGATGACATGAAAGTCCCAGACTGCGCTGAAACTTTTATGACTCTGTTGTTAGTTATAACAG AAAGGTATAAGAATCTTCCAACAGCTTCCAGAAAACTACAATTCCTGGGCCTACAGAAGGAGTTAGTTGATGATTTCAGGATACGATTAACTCAA TTCTTCCTGCAGCTACAGCAGGCGGAACTGGAGGTTCATGCAGAAAGCAATGCTGTCAGTCAGCTacagctggggcagctggcTTCGATGGAGAGTTCTGTCTTTGATGACATGATTAACCTCCTGGAACGCCTGAAACACGACATGCTGACTCGTCAGGTAGATCATGTCTTCAGAGAGGTCAAAGATGCTGCAAAGCTGTACAAAAAAGAGAG GTGGTTATCTTTACCATCTCAAGCAGAGCAAGCAGTAATGTCTCTATCAAGCACAGCTTGCCCAATGTTGTTGACACTACGAGACCGCTTGCTACAACTagaacagcagctctgtctCTCACTGTTCAAAATTTTCTGGCAAATACTCGCAGAGAAAGtggatatatacatatatcagGAA ATAATTATGGCAAATCATTTCAATGAAGGAGGAGCAGCACAACTCCAGTTTGACATGAGTAGAAATCTGTTCCCTTTATTTTCACATTACTGCAAGAGGCCAGAAAACTACTTCAAGCA CATAAAAGAAGCCTGTATTATCCTGAACCTGAATATTGGCTCGGCCTTGCTTCTGAAGGATGTACTACAGTtagcttcagaaaatgaaacattaaacCCAAACCAGCCAtctgccacagcagcactgaatgAACTTGGAGTTTATAAATTATCTCAAAAGGATGTTGAGATTCTTCTCAATTTGAGAGCTGGTTGGccaaatacaggaaaataa